One genomic window of Corticium candelabrum chromosome 21, ooCorCand1.1, whole genome shotgun sequence includes the following:
- the LOC134196402 gene encoding tyrosine-protein kinase RYK-like, with the protein MISVGSLVVNTHRNVLNILGVSSAISGSPVAIYPLVVDGQSLKDLLMKRRETDAAGAPLQPLSVPQLVYISAQFARGINHLARNGLVHKDIAARNCLVTSQLQVRVMDGALGMDLFPGEYDTVGENPVKLPIRWMSAECLTGHAASTESDVWSFGVAMWEIMTHGDVPYESLKAEGLLMTLQDGQRLEQPSSCPNQIFSLMGQCWALSPEDRPSFHQLTMALHEFYAALTCFI; encoded by the exons ATGATCAGTGTTGGATCACTTGTtgtcaacacacacagaaatgtgcTTAATATATTGGGCGTTTCATCTGCTATTAGTGGATCTCCTGTGGCAATCTATCCACTTGTGGTTGATGGCCAGAGTCTCAAAGATCTGCTAATGAAGCGGAGGGAGACAGATGCAGCTGGTGCTCCTCTTCAGCCTCTGTCAGTACCACAGCTTGTTTATATTTCAGCTCAGTTTGCTCGTGGTATAAATCATCTTGCTCGTAATGGTTTGGTGCACAAAGACATTGCAGCAAGAAACTGCTT AGTCACTTCACAGTTGCAGGTAAGAGTGATGGATGGAGCTTTGGGGATGGATCTCTTCCCAGGAGAGTATGATACAGTGGGTGAAAATCCTGTAAAGCTTCCAATAAGGTGGATGTCAGCTGAGTGTCTGACTGGTCACGCAGCATCTACAGAAAGCGATGTG TGGTCGTTTGGTGTTGCAATGTGGGAGATCATGACTCATGGTGATGTTCCATATGAAAGTTTGAAGGCAGAAGGACTTCTGATGACTCTACAGGATGGTCAACGGTTAGAGCAGCCTTCTTCTTGTCCAAACCAAAT CTTTTCATTAATGGGGCAGTGTTGGGCTTTATCGCCTGAGGATCGACCAAGTTTTCATCAGTTGACAATGGCCTTGCATGAGTTCTACGCTGCTCTTACCTGTTTTATATAG